The following proteins are co-located in the Doryrhamphus excisus isolate RoL2022-K1 chromosome 3, RoL_Dexc_1.0, whole genome shotgun sequence genome:
- the dtx4a gene encoding E3 ubiquitin-protein ligase DTX4a isoform X1: protein MLLASAVVVWEWLNEHGRWRPYSPAVCHHIEAVIRSDPRCVSVVVLGQVDSRLSPYIIDLQSMHQFRQDTGTLRPVRRSFYDPTSAPGQGWLWEWENDVGSWTAYDTEVGIAIQAARDRHQPWLDLAPLGFCYLIDFGSMTQINGQTQRCRRIQRRSDLAYPLVSGPLPKSHHPWGPMSVHQNAGPLGADVPGGGMGIRMDSGGTGNGSAYPSGALPASAITSLGPPCACQQCMLLLSVKAGTVSSAQTLGRRPPPQTKPPSPKLSSHLPYSLTLPRLPSLSRSPHRTSVIGATGGPSVVGGMSSVSGPGSLGTAGGFTHTLSLLGSATAALSLNSYRPPPPSIPPPPLPPLPPPPSSTAASGQPLISTCMPSPSTRVLGQLTSSSGAAPVPPRSSLAGLSRPALQRIAVAQSRALIASGVPTVPVKNLNGSSPVHPALAGITGILMSAAGLPVCLTRPPKLVLHPPPVSKSDIKPVPGLGHCCRKTTKKQARKGRTPEEVVKRYLQKVRNPPEEDCTICMEMLAGPSGYKGPGVGGISRAESVGRLAQCGHQYHLQCLVAMYNNGNKDGSLQCPTCKTIYGVKTGNQPPGKMEYHIIPHSLPGHPDCKTIRIIYNIPPGIQGLEHPNPGKPFTARGFPRHCYLPDSDKGRKVLRLLLVAWDRRLIFSVGTSSTTGESDTVIWNEVHHKTEFGSNLTGHGYPDPGHLDNVLEELKAQGITEDECLPRE from the exons ATGTTACTAGCCTCCGCCGTGGTTGTCTGGGAATGGCTGAACGAGCACGGCCGCTGGCGGCCCTACAGCCCGGCTGTGTGTCACCACATCGAGGCGGTCATCCGGAGCGACCCTCGGTGTGTTAGCGTGGTGGTCCTCGGCCAAGTGGActctcgcctctcgccctacATTATTGATTTACAGTCAATGCACCAGTTCCGTCAAGACACAG GCACTCTCCGACCAGTACGACGTAGCTTCTATGACCCCACGTCAGCGCCCGGTCAGGGTTGGCTGTGGGAGTGGGAGAACGACGTGGGCAGCTGGACGGCGTACGACACGGAAGTGGGGATCGCAATCCAGGCGGCGCGTGACCGCCACCAACCCTGGCTGGACCTGGCACCGTTGGGTTTCTGCTACCTCATCGACTTCGGAAGCATGACCCAAATCAACGGGCAGACGCAGCGCTGCAGGCGGATCCAGCGCCGCTCCGATTTGGCGTACCCGTTAGTATCAGGGCCCCTGCCGAAATCACACCACCCATGGGGACCGATGTCTGTGCATCAGAATGCAGGACCATTGGGGGCAGATGTACCCGGAGGGGGCATGGGGATCAGAATGGACAGCGGGGGCACCGGGAACGGGAGTGCCTACCCCAGCGGGGCACTCCCTGCTTCAGCGATCACCTCTTTGGGGCCGCCCTGTGCGTGCCAGCAGTGCATGCTCCTCCTCAGTGTCAAAGCGGGCACCGTGTCAAGCGCTCAAACTCTGGGGCGGAGACCACCACCACAGACTAAACCGCCCAGTCCCAAACTTAGCAGCCACCTACCCTACTCACTTACCCTCCCACGGTTACCATCACTGTCACGGTCCCCTCACAGAACGTCCGTAATTGGGGCAACTGGGGGCCCCAGTGTCGTGGGTGGCATGTCGAGTGTCAGTGGCCCCGGAAGTCTCGGCACGGCCGGAGGCTTTACTCACACTCTATCCCTGTTGGGCTCAGCCACCGCAGCCCTGTCACTCAACTCCTatcgccccccgcccccaagtATACCTCCACCACCGCTCCCACCCTTGCCTCCTCCGCCGTCCTCCACTGCTGCTTCAGGCCAGCCTCTCATCTCCACCTGTATGCCCTCGCCTTCCACCCGCGTGCTGGGGCAGCTCACTTCATCATCTGGTGCCGCCCCTGTGCCACCCAGGTCCAGCCTAGCAGGTTTGAGTCGACCGGCTTTGCAGCGTATAGCTGTGGCACAGTCCAGGGCCCTCATCGCATCGGG GGTGCCAACGGTTCCAGTGAAGAACCTGAATGGTTCCAGTCCTGTGCACCCTGCACTGGCAG gtattaCCGGCATCCTTATGAGCGCCGCAGGACTGCCTGTCTGCTTGACACGCCCCCCCAAGCTGGTGCTCCACCCGCCACCTGTCAGCAAAAGCGACATCAAACCTGTACCAGGTTTGGGCCACTGCTGTCGCAAAACAACTAAGAAGCAAGCCCGAAAAG GGAGGACCCCCGAGGAGGTGGTCAAGAGATACCTTCAGAAAGTCCGTAACCCCCCAGAGGAG GACTGCACCATTTGCATGGAGATGCTGGCCGGTCCGTCGGGCTACAAGGGCCCCGGGGTGGGCGGCATCTCCCGGGCAGAGTCAGTGGGGCGCCTGGCTCAGTGCGGTCACCAGTACCACCTGCAGTGCCTGGTGGCCATGTACAACAACGGCAACAAAGATGGCAGCCTGCAGTGTCCCACCTGCAAGACCATCTACGGCGTCAAGACCGGTAACCAGCCTCCCGGCAAGATGGAGTACCACATCATCCCGCACTCGCTACCTGGACACCCCGACTGCAAAACCATACGAATTATTTACAACATTCCACCTGGCATTCAG ggccTGGAGCACCCAAACCCGGGAAAACCCTTCACCGCCCGTGGGTTCCCCAGACACTGCTATCTTCCAGACAGCGACAAAGGCCGAAAG GTGCTGAGGCTGCTCCTGGTGGCGTGGGACCGCCGGCTCATATTCTCCGTGGGAACGTCCAGCACCACGGGCGAGTCGGACACGGTCATCTGGAACGAGGTGCACCACAAGACGGAGTTTGGATCCAACCTGACGGGACACGGATACCCGGATCCGGGACACCTGGACAACGTCCTGGAGGAGCTGAAGGCTCAGGGCATCACTGAGGACGAATGTCTTCCCCgagaatga
- the dtx4a gene encoding E3 ubiquitin-protein ligase DTX4a isoform X2, producing the protein MKHHTEVFQRNKCLMILLDDVVIRGSTQGTLRPVRRSFYDPTSAPGQGWLWEWENDVGSWTAYDTEVGIAIQAARDRHQPWLDLAPLGFCYLIDFGSMTQINGQTQRCRRIQRRSDLAYPLVSGPLPKSHHPWGPMSVHQNAGPLGADVPGGGMGIRMDSGGTGNGSAYPSGALPASAITSLGPPCACQQCMLLLSVKAGTVSSAQTLGRRPPPQTKPPSPKLSSHLPYSLTLPRLPSLSRSPHRTSVIGATGGPSVVGGMSSVSGPGSLGTAGGFTHTLSLLGSATAALSLNSYRPPPPSIPPPPLPPLPPPPSSTAASGQPLISTCMPSPSTRVLGQLTSSSGAAPVPPRSSLAGLSRPALQRIAVAQSRALIASGVPTVPVKNLNGSSPVHPALAGITGILMSAAGLPVCLTRPPKLVLHPPPVSKSDIKPVPGLGHCCRKTTKKQARKGRTPEEVVKRYLQKVRNPPEEDCTICMEMLAGPSGYKGPGVGGISRAESVGRLAQCGHQYHLQCLVAMYNNGNKDGSLQCPTCKTIYGVKTGNQPPGKMEYHIIPHSLPGHPDCKTIRIIYNIPPGIQGLEHPNPGKPFTARGFPRHCYLPDSDKGRKVLRLLLVAWDRRLIFSVGTSSTTGESDTVIWNEVHHKTEFGSNLTGHGYPDPGHLDNVLEELKAQGITEDECLPRE; encoded by the exons ATGAAACACCACACTGAGGTTTTCCAGCGGAACAAATGTTTGATGATTTTGCTGGATGATGTGGTCATACGGGGAAGCACGCAAG GCACTCTCCGACCAGTACGACGTAGCTTCTATGACCCCACGTCAGCGCCCGGTCAGGGTTGGCTGTGGGAGTGGGAGAACGACGTGGGCAGCTGGACGGCGTACGACACGGAAGTGGGGATCGCAATCCAGGCGGCGCGTGACCGCCACCAACCCTGGCTGGACCTGGCACCGTTGGGTTTCTGCTACCTCATCGACTTCGGAAGCATGACCCAAATCAACGGGCAGACGCAGCGCTGCAGGCGGATCCAGCGCCGCTCCGATTTGGCGTACCCGTTAGTATCAGGGCCCCTGCCGAAATCACACCACCCATGGGGACCGATGTCTGTGCATCAGAATGCAGGACCATTGGGGGCAGATGTACCCGGAGGGGGCATGGGGATCAGAATGGACAGCGGGGGCACCGGGAACGGGAGTGCCTACCCCAGCGGGGCACTCCCTGCTTCAGCGATCACCTCTTTGGGGCCGCCCTGTGCGTGCCAGCAGTGCATGCTCCTCCTCAGTGTCAAAGCGGGCACCGTGTCAAGCGCTCAAACTCTGGGGCGGAGACCACCACCACAGACTAAACCGCCCAGTCCCAAACTTAGCAGCCACCTACCCTACTCACTTACCCTCCCACGGTTACCATCACTGTCACGGTCCCCTCACAGAACGTCCGTAATTGGGGCAACTGGGGGCCCCAGTGTCGTGGGTGGCATGTCGAGTGTCAGTGGCCCCGGAAGTCTCGGCACGGCCGGAGGCTTTACTCACACTCTATCCCTGTTGGGCTCAGCCACCGCAGCCCTGTCACTCAACTCCTatcgccccccgcccccaagtATACCTCCACCACCGCTCCCACCCTTGCCTCCTCCGCCGTCCTCCACTGCTGCTTCAGGCCAGCCTCTCATCTCCACCTGTATGCCCTCGCCTTCCACCCGCGTGCTGGGGCAGCTCACTTCATCATCTGGTGCCGCCCCTGTGCCACCCAGGTCCAGCCTAGCAGGTTTGAGTCGACCGGCTTTGCAGCGTATAGCTGTGGCACAGTCCAGGGCCCTCATCGCATCGGG GGTGCCAACGGTTCCAGTGAAGAACCTGAATGGTTCCAGTCCTGTGCACCCTGCACTGGCAG gtattaCCGGCATCCTTATGAGCGCCGCAGGACTGCCTGTCTGCTTGACACGCCCCCCCAAGCTGGTGCTCCACCCGCCACCTGTCAGCAAAAGCGACATCAAACCTGTACCAGGTTTGGGCCACTGCTGTCGCAAAACAACTAAGAAGCAAGCCCGAAAAG GGAGGACCCCCGAGGAGGTGGTCAAGAGATACCTTCAGAAAGTCCGTAACCCCCCAGAGGAG GACTGCACCATTTGCATGGAGATGCTGGCCGGTCCGTCGGGCTACAAGGGCCCCGGGGTGGGCGGCATCTCCCGGGCAGAGTCAGTGGGGCGCCTGGCTCAGTGCGGTCACCAGTACCACCTGCAGTGCCTGGTGGCCATGTACAACAACGGCAACAAAGATGGCAGCCTGCAGTGTCCCACCTGCAAGACCATCTACGGCGTCAAGACCGGTAACCAGCCTCCCGGCAAGATGGAGTACCACATCATCCCGCACTCGCTACCTGGACACCCCGACTGCAAAACCATACGAATTATTTACAACATTCCACCTGGCATTCAG ggccTGGAGCACCCAAACCCGGGAAAACCCTTCACCGCCCGTGGGTTCCCCAGACACTGCTATCTTCCAGACAGCGACAAAGGCCGAAAG GTGCTGAGGCTGCTCCTGGTGGCGTGGGACCGCCGGCTCATATTCTCCGTGGGAACGTCCAGCACCACGGGCGAGTCGGACACGGTCATCTGGAACGAGGTGCACCACAAGACGGAGTTTGGATCCAACCTGACGGGACACGGATACCCGGATCCGGGACACCTGGACAACGTCCTGGAGGAGCTGAAGGCTCAGGGCATCACTGAGGACGAATGTCTTCCCCgagaatga